CAGGGAAATTGCCCTAAGCTGTCAGCCAGTTTGCAGGGGCAGCAACCAGCCCCACAGGTTTGCTCTGAGGGCTTTAGATCAGGTGCTCAGCACCATCCTTGGGACTGGTTCCATCACAGCCCATGTGGTGCCAGCCAGTGGTTTTCTGGGTCTTTCTAATACAAAGCTTCTGGAGAGTGAATATCTGCTATAGGAGTTGAAAATGTTCTTGAAATCCCTCCAAACTGTTTGCCTCGTATGCAAACTGTTTCAGTCATATGCATTaatcattttgtattttctgactTAGCACTGAGGCGCCTTCAGGTTGGGTCTCCAGCAGAAAGCTGGGGCAAGAGCTCAGTTTATCGCATTGCTACCATAGGAGATCATCAGAATTTTTGTGGGTGACTTCTCATGGTTACAGAGTTGGTGTTGGTCTATACCAGCCTGGGTAACAAAGGAAATTGAAGAAACCAACTACCAGAGTCATGTGGGAAGGAAAGTgagctggaaaatggaaaatgtgagggAGAACATTCTAAAGCATTGAGAGCTGAGATCTATTACGAGTCCCAGTGCATCAGCAGCAAGAATGAGGGTGAGTGAGTGTGAGAGTCCTTCTCATCAGGAAACCCCACTTTCCTTGTGAGACCACGTTTGCCTTTAGGAGCAGCTCAGCatgcaggaggaagcagagcctGCTTGTCTTTGCAAGATCCCACAGAGCCCATCCCTAGAGTGCAAGAGTCTTAAGAAGGCTCAAACTGGTATCCACTGTCCAGCAGCATGGCATTTTCCCCGGACCCGATGTCCTCCACTGTCAGAACACCTCTGAtcccctgcatccccttccCTATCTTGCAGATGCAGGTCTGAATGATGCTCTTTTACACAGTGCCTTGAAGACAGGGTCCCAGGTCAACTTGTTTCACATAGAGGAATCCTCATGCAACTCTGTGATGAGGACTAGGGACTCATTTAGCACATGGGGAGCACTAGACCCTTCAGGAGTAACCACACTGTCAGGGGGAAGAAGGGACAGCCCCATCCTGAGGATGCACACCCTTCTCCCCAAACCACCCACACCCCTTCCAGCATCCCACcaccccaggctggcagggctgaaTCCTCCAGCACCATCTCTGGGGTGGTCATGCCACTGAGAGCAGCAATGCCAGCAATTCTCATGAACAAGCTGGCACCATGGAAAACAGGGAAACATGCTGGTGGCTGAGGTGGGGTGGGGGGctgcctgtgtcccctccccgccgTCCCTGGCCGACCGTATTCTGGCTGTGAGGAGTGCTTGGCTCCACCTTCCGCCCTTCCCTCCCCCGGTGCTAAGCAGCAAAGCCAGCTAGAGACATCCAGCCGGGGTATTAGTAAAAACCAAGCCTCCCTCCAGGAATGGCACTCGCTTGAGAGCCTCCCGTGCTGCGTGCCCCGACACCgctggggctggagagagaACAGGGGGGCTATTGGGATACAAATCACAGCCCTCGCAGGATTTGCCCGGCACACCGGCCAGCAATGTAAGTTTTCCTACCTGAGCTCACTTGCCCACGCGCACTTTTGTTCGCTTTTTCCCTCTACTTTCCcttacttttttcattttccctaaCAAGAGTCTGTGTTGCCCTCTGAAACTAGAGGGACAGCAGCTCTTGCTATgcactggctttttttttttttccagttaagtCAGAGGCATGCTTttccatcactttttttttttcttttttctaaaaaaaaaattctttcttctgctacttttttttttttttaatttctagaTGGGGAGGATAGAGAGGCCTTTATTTTTAGAGTGTTTCTTTCTCTTAGGGGGaactgctgcacagcagcagggacttTTAGAGGTGACTGCAGACAGGAGAAAGGCGGAGTGTGTGGGACAGGCAACCCAAAGCTATGCTTGTCTCAAAGTTAAACTTGGTTGTGTTTTTGTCTGGATATATATAGATAAAGATACGGATATAGAGATAGATGCATGAATGTGAGTATGcatatgtatacatacatataatGAAGTGTGTGTGGATGAAGTGTAGATGTATTTTAAGCCTTTGGTTTATCAGATGTGAGAGGAGAGTGAGGGATGAGAAGCACTTTCTCACAGCTGGGATCAGGGTCTCTGGGTGTGGATCCTGGGCCTGGGCTGGTTCCCTGCATGGTGGTGCCACCCGCTCAGGTTCCCTGGCACCTGGGGTATCAGTCTCTTCTGGCTTATAGATATGGTGCTGGTGCTTCCCCTCCCATGCCTCCCCCCAGACATTTCACTGCATGTCTTTGAAATAAAGGGCCACTTCCCCACACAATTTTGGTGGCTCTCCTCCACATTCCACTCATCTCTggggtgctgtgcccaggcagaaTGGTACTTGTCTCTCTCCTTTCAGGTCCCCAGCCTTCCTTATCCCTCTTGCTACAGGCCCTTCCACACGTCAGCCCCACACAATTGCAGACATAGGGAACAATTAATCAGGGGCCCCGACCCATCCCCACCCCCATTGATCACGGGTTCTGCGGTGTGCACAGCAATTGCGTTGCTTGCACTTTAATTGAGCAGCCCCTGTCTCGTGGTCAGTTCTTCAGAGACCTTCTAGTCCCTTTCAGATTTGGTGGttgcttctccttttctctctttccccccttttttcttttctttcctttgtttttgtcttcctcccttccctccccagtgAGAAGAAGGACAGtgagaaggaagagggaaggcTTGAGAGCAACGATGGCTGACGACCAAGACCTTTCGGAGGTGGAGATGAGCCCAGTGGGCTCTGAAGACCACCACTGCCTCTCCCCAGGACCCTCCATGGCATCAGACAACTCCCCACACCTGACTGGCTCTGGGAACGGGGAGATGGGGAAGGTGAAGAAGGAACAGCAAGATTCGGAGGCGGATGATGACAAGTTCCCGGTGTGCATCCGCGAGGCAGTCAGCCAGGTGCTGAGTGGCTATGACTGGACCCTGGTTCCCATGCCCGTCCGGGTCAATGGAAGTAACAAGAGCAAACCCCATGTCAAGCGGCCCATGAACGCCTTCATGGtctgggcacaggctgcccGGAGGAAATTGGCTGACCAGTACCCACACCTGCACAATGCCGAGCTCAGTAAAACCTTGGGGAAGCTCTGGAGGTAAGAGGGAACGGTGGAATGTGGGGTGTGAGGGCTGGGGTCTGGAGGTATCCTCTACAGGACTGTGTGGTCATGTGGGAGGATGGAAACTCAGTGGGATAGAAGGGTTGTCCCTTGAGGGGATTTCTGTACAGTGAGCCCCCTCACAGGAGGAACAGTTGTTGACTGGAGCCAGAGTGGTGGTTGGAGGTAGTGAAGGCTTGCTCAGCAAATCTCACCTCCATCCTGGGCAGCAGCCCTTTTCATGTGTTTCCTGCTAAGTTTCCCTGTTGTTCCTCATGAGGACATTTTCATTCTGGTCCTCCCTGCCTGACTGCCTTGGGAGATCTTGTTTTCTTGGCTCACCCTCCCTGTTGGGCTCAGTTGTGCACTAGCAGTAAACTGGCTGAGCTCAAGACTTAAGAGCTAAGTCACAGGTGGCTGTCTCCAGCCTGTCTGAACTCAGATCCCGGCACTAACAGCGTTTCTCTTCCGGGCAGTGCCACAAAGCAAGAGGGAAACCAATTTACAGCTGAGGAGGAAAGTCAGGGCAAAGGAGACCAGCAGTCAGATCCTGACACTCATCCTTCCCAGAAAGGTCCCTGTTTTGGCAGGCCATGCAGGTGCAGTGAGATGGACAAGGAAAGAGAATGAACAGGTAGAAATGGGGACTGAGGCTTAGCAGAGAGGAAGAGACTTGTAACAGGCTCAGCCTTAGCAGGCTCTCTTGGAATCCGCTGGCTCAAACGAACCCTCTATTTCTTTGCACCAGAGTGATGCCCGCCCTTCTCACTAGCAAATGTAGTGATTTGTAGCAGATTTGGCACCACCAGTTTGTGAACCTATTTTCACTTTGTTCAGATCCTGGGTCCTTTACGTagcctcccctccttcctccagcagatCCATAGGCTGCCCTCATCGAgtgcagccagcccaggagTGTGCAGAGAGCTGTTGTGCCAAAGCCAAAGGTGTCAGTCTGGTTGTGCTGCATCCATCCCATCAGACACTCTCTGCTGATAACCCCTGTTACTTTCAGTCCCCAGCACAGTCCCCTGCCTCATGCCAACGAACACAAACCAAGGCTCATGCAAACATGAGCCTATCTCACCCTGACAGCATTTCATAGAGGAAGCCCTCTGTTTTGGGTGAGCCATGACATATTTTTTGAAGCAGAAGCTCCAAAACACACTCTCTGTAGCAGCTATTCATTCCTGGCTTCAAACCACCTAGCTTGCAAGGAACCAACCCTTTGGGCATTAGattctccctctgctctgtcagCCTGTTTACTCTGACTCCTGAGTGTAACTCCAGCAAAGGGATTTCTTTGGGAAGTCAAAGGCAGAGCATTGATTGTAAATGTCTCATCCAATCTTCTTTCCTGCTTGGAtcccctctgccttccctttaCCACAGTGCTTGCTTTTACCTAGGAATCTGCTGCCAGCCTATGGACTGTGAAGCTGTGTTGAAAAGAGGGGGTGTGGGAGGGGGGACCCACCCTTTTTGTTCCCAAAATGTTGATTTCAAGATATCATTCCTTTACTGCAAAATTTTACCAGGTTTTAGAGCAATGGTGTCTCACTCCAAGCGCTgcattttccttgaaaatataGCAGAGCAATGAAACTATTGCATtctgagcacagggagacacagcccccagcctgtggccACAGTTGCACACCCAAatgcctccctgctcccaggacaTGGCTCCCGCTGCTGGCCACATGGGACTCAGAGCAGCGGGACACTGCTGCCAGACAATGGTCGAGGTCCCTGTGTGTTTCTAAGGGCACAATACAGCCAGGAAGCGTGGCTCAGATGAGAAGCTTGTGGGGTCAGGCTTGGGGTTGTTGTGAGCTGCTGAGTTTGCCACCTGGGTGCTTCTCTTGAACGTCTCCTCTGGTAGTGCATGCTGAGGCTCTCCGAGCCGTGCCAGCCCCTATGGAGATCACACAATATAGCAAGCCAGGTTATGGGTACAGTCAGTGTCTGGACACATGTGTGTGTCTTTCTGTGAGGCTGGGGGGAAATACCAACCACAAAACTCCAGGGGAGGTGGCCTAAAGGTTACCAGGATAGTAACCCAAAGCCTTGTCTTCCAGCCATGGTATGTCTGGGCTTCCTCTGCTGAGGTTCCCACTTGCCTTATCTACACTGTCCCCCAGGTATAGCTCCTACACCTGGGTACAGATGCAAGCAGACACAATTTTTTCTTAGTCTCAAACTTTTGATGAGTGTCCTTGCAAAGGTGGCCACCAAAACCCTACTGCCATGGCTTGTTGCTTTGGAAAATGTTGGCTGTTCTGAGCTTATACAGATAAAGGGCAGGTTAGAAGTAAAGTGTGGTGACCACAGGGACTCCCTGCAGACCACCATTAAACCAAGCACATCCCCAGCAATCGGCACTGGGTGGGGATGGAAGAGGCTAGGAAACCTTGAGAGGCACCTGCAAAATAGGATGCAATGGCCcaggatattttttaaagcCCAGAATTCGCAGCGTCATGTTCTCCACAGGCACCAGCCCTcactggaaggggctgcaggatATGCCCTGACGGCCATGTTACCTGCCTGACCCCAAACATGGTGCCAGGGGACTTATGGTCCCCTTATCCACCTTCCAATCTGTACCCACTTAGGGTGTGTGATGGATGCAGACAACAAATGGGACATACTAAAAAAGAAGGGAGAGTTTTTATGCTTGACGGTCACAAAATCTGTCCTTGAATACTTTCCTTTCCTAgggtgggacagggagcagctctcAAATGGAGGCTGGCTGCTGAAAATGTCGGCACGACTCCCAGCCAAAATGCCAGCCAGCACCACCTCCAGGGCTGAAAACAAGGGAGGCATGGGAAGAAGGGGAGGAAGGCTTGGTAGGGAGGAGCAAGGGGCCCCAATGGAGGGATCTTTGCCTGAGGGTGGCAACACCCAGGGAATTGGTTTGTGCCCACAAAATCTAGGGCCATGGACATATAGGAGAGCCGCTTTCTACTCCCAGCCATTCCTTGCCTTGCCATCAGCCCCAGTGCCCAAGCCCATCACCACTCTGACTCATTggcagctgagccccagccaGGGTCAGCCTCTGGCTGCTGAGCCAGACGCCTGGCATGCGGAGTGGTGCAGTTCCAGGCGGCAGAAGGGGAGGCTGTGAGAGGTGAGCAGGAAGGTTGGAgcccttctttttcctcccagagTACGGCGCTGGATGCTTGCCCCTCTCCCCTCGGCTCGGGGGTGAGCGTTTGGTGTCGGGCTTGGATAAGTCCCATGAAGGGCTTTGCTCTGTGATCCGTAACTTCTCTGCCCGTGCGAGATTCCTTTGCGTTATGGTCTGAAGAGTgtggggggcaggagggggagggcAGGAAGCAAGTGAAatccaaatctccccaaatctcCTGGCCTTTGCCTGCTCGCACCAGTTTCACTTTGCTAAAGCCGATTTGAATTCTGATCCcagtgggagggaggagggagcaggcagccttGGAGAAAAGGCAAAGATGTGGGGAGTGGACttgcctctgccctgctggtgGCACTACCCatgggctgctggcagagggagaggagtgAAGCACTTGAGCATAGCTCAGAGAGCAGGGATCTGACAGCTACGTAGCCTCCAATGGATGGTTTCACACCATCCACAAGACAGATCTCGGAGGCTGAGCTTTGCAGGCTTTACTTCTATTCTCCATATCCCACGTTCTGCAAGGATGAAGGTTTTGCCAAGGCAAGGTTGCTCCCAGTCCACAAGGTCTACAACCTTGGAGGGCCGTCTGGAGCAGGCTGAGGGATTACAGCCCTCTGGGACTTGTGAGTGTGGTATACAGTGGTGGGAGGGAGACAGGAAAGCCGGTGTTGGATTCATGGTGGCTCAGTTGCTTTAATCTCCAGGATTAAGGCAGTGGAGGAATGTGGTGTGTGGCCACAACCCGCCCAGGCTGACTGGAGTGAACCCAGGTCAGCACCATGCCACACACCTTCTGTCCACCAGCCGAGGTGATGAACAAGGAGTATGGGAGAAGTTTAGGGTGCTCAGGGACCAACCCATTACTTGCTGGTGACCCATCTGATGGCCCACCAGATTTACCTGTGTATTCCTTGAGCCATGCCTCCTCTTCATCTTCAGTTTTTCATGTCAGTTCAGGCCTTTATATCTTCCCCAGAGCCTACAGCTAAACAGAATTGGTCACATTTTAGTGCTAAGGGCATTGGGGGTGCCAAGGTGCTGGCACGGTTCCATTCCCATATAGCTCTTttgctggggagaaaaaggacataacataaatggattttttttttttttgctgtttgtgaTACTCTCTGCCATTTGTAATGGCTGTTTTGAGCTCCCGATAATGAGAAGACTGGTCCCTTCTGAGGGCACTGGTTTTTGGTTGGAGGCAGGATGACCTTGAGTCACAAGAATATGAGGAGGAAAATCATAACATGAAACTGAAGTGCTTCCGGTTGAAATGCCACAGAAGGCTTGAGCAATGAGTTTGATCTTATCTTCAAGTGCTATGAGGCATCCTGCCTGTGCATTTCACTATGTCCTCAGAGAGCCTTAACTACAGCAGCCCATGATCTGGCAGGAATACAGTCAAGGAGCTTACATTTCTGCAGTGCCTTTCATCCAGAGACCAAGGCTCATCTACTTCTACAAACCCAGAAAAATAGCAGCTAAATTTTTCACAACTGCTTGGCCAAGTTCAAGAGAGGGTGGTCTTTTGTGCTTCAGCCTTTTGCATTGTCTATGTTTGAGGCgagcaggagctccaggaatAGTACAATACACTGTTTCTGCTCCTTCCAAATTTCCTTTAATTCCCTTTTAGAATATTGTCAGATGACTAAAGGTTGCTTTACATGGTTATTGTGATGCCAACATCAATTGTTTCTATTGGTGCTCAATACAGCCTCAGACTAGGAGCAGAGCCTATAGAAGGGGAGAGGCTAACCTGGAACAAATACAGTCTGGGGAAGAACAAGAGACATGGGGCAGGCAGCACTACAGGTAGTACACTACGTTTGCCCAAAGGACAATTCCAACTGCCCTTAATTTTGCccaaagtttttaaaagcagctcaTCCATCCTTATTAAACACAGCTAAAAAAAGGCTGCACTTCACCCTTTGGCAAAGGAAGAGAGGGTAGATACTTACTTACTGAGGAGAGAACTTCACACAGGTGGGGAAGGGGGACCCAGCACTGGCACCAACCGGTGGCAGGGCTTAATGACtaaggagaagaaggaaagcatTGCTGTCTCCATGGAAACACTCTAAGTTCTTCCTGTTGTCCTGGGAAGTACCCTCCATGGGGCAACAGCCTGGCATTTGGATTTACGCACCCTGTCCCACAGTACTGAGCAcgggtgtttttttctgatggacCTGCCCCActcctttccctcttctcttcTTTACCACCTTGGTCTCTGCAGGTTGTTGAACGAAAGCGACAAGCGGCCCTTTATCGAAGAGGCGGAGCGGCTGAGGATGCAGCACAAGAAGGACCATCCTGATTACAAGTACCAGCCCCGCCGGCGGAAAAATGGCAAGGCCACACAGGGCGAGGGTGAAGGCCAGGTAGAGGGGGAggctggtggggctgctgccaTCCAGGCCCACTACAAGAATGCCCACCTGGATCACAGGCATCCCGGCGAAGGGTCGCCCATGTCCGACGGTCATCCAGAGCACTCTTCAGGTGAGTCTTGGGTCTCAGTGAATCTCTTGACAGACAACAGGCAAGTCAGAGGCTCAAAAAAGATAAGTCATCGTGGTGAAATCCTTAGTGATGGGTCTCATACCTTACTCATGACCCAGAAGATTGCTGgtgtcagcagcacagggacataCCTGAGTTTCAGAGGCACTTGTGTTCCTCTAGTCAGGCAAGGTATTGTTGCATCCCCCCTTTTTTCCACAAGATGATATAAAGAGATTTGGTTCTGGCtatttctttctccctccacCAAAGCCTCCAGATAGACAGCTGCTGGCATACTGGGAAGAACAGAGCTGGGTTATGTATAGAGCCAATCATAAAGCTGTAACTCacctctctttcctcctcaaaATATTCTCCACATTGCAGGTCAGAGCCATGGGCCCCCCACACCTCCTACCACTCCTAAGACCGAGATGCAGGCAGGCAAAATCGATTCCAAACGAGAAGGGCGTTCcctgggggaagggggaaagccACACATTGACTTTGGCAATGTGGACATCGGGGAGATCAGCCATGAGGTGATGTCCAACATGGAGACCTTTGATGTCAATGAATTCGACCAATACCTGCCACCCAACGGACACGCCGGCCACCCAGGCCACGTCGGGGGCTATGCGGCAGCGGCCGCTGCTGGCTATGGCCTCGGGAGCGCCCTGGCTGCGGCCAGCGGACACTCTGCCTGGATCTCCAAGCAGCATGGAGTCTCCTTGTCCACTGCCACCTCATCGGTGGTGGACTCAAAGGCCCAGGTGAAAACGGAGGGGTCGGCCCCTGGAGGCCATTACACTGACCAGCCCTCCACCTCCCAGATTGCTTACACATCCCTGAGTCTGCCCCACTACGGCTCGGCCTTCCCCTCCATCTCCAGGCCACAGTTTGATTACCCGGACCACCAGCCTTCGGGACCCTACTACAGCCATTCCACCCAAGCCTCTGGCCTCTACTCTGCCTTCTCCTATATGGGACCTTCCCAACGTCCCCTTTACACTGCCATCTCTGACCCTGCACCCTCCGTGCCACAGTCCCATAGCCCCACACATTGGGAACAGCCCGTGTACACAACTCTCTCCAGGCCATAGGGAATGGGGAACAGTGACCGAAGCAGCGACGGAAAGGCTCCGAAGAATCAGCACAGGCAGAAGAGCCTCCGAACTCCAAGGTCACTCAGTGCCATCCAGCCACCAGAACCCACCAAGCATACAGAAGTGCCTTTCTTGATCCCAGCTCTTGCTGGCACACCCACCTAGAGGAAGGTTTATCGTCCTTTCACCCTTTACCATTTCACACAGGCCACGTTACTGGCTTGCAATGCCTTATTGGCCTTCTAGATGAGGAGGATTCTAGACATGGAGTGACTGGTCTGTGGTGGGTTTTGTTGTGCGCACCCTGGACTGTACAATGAGAGAGActgtcctttccttcccctcgCACACCATTCCAGGGAGTTTGCAAGTGTTTCCAACAGGCCACAATGGCCAACACTTTGTCACCTGCTGCGGGTGCAGGGTGGCCCCTCAGCCTTGGCAGATGTGTCAGGGGAGGAGCAGTAGGGAGGATGGCATGGCCAGCTTCCATGCAATCAGCATCGTGCACCAGTCCTGCCTAAGATTCACACATGCATGAGTCTTGAACCCCTTGGAAGACCAACCTATGCTTGCTTCCTTGCCGATTTCCACAGCTGCACCCTAGCTTttctccccacctcctccctccatcctATCTGTTTAATCCCACTCTCTTCCCAGCATGGAGATTTGAAGGCTTGCCTGAACAGTacatgggatttgggaacagcaTGGTCAGTTTTGGCATTACTCGTATCACatcctgtgtgcacacacatgttCATGTATGAAGGtggaggagaggtggggaagGACCAATGAATCATTACGGTGCTATGGGTGAatcctccttttaaaaaattactttgtataATTCATTTATGTCTGGCATTTCTGGCCTCTCAGTCTCTTCTAATCTCTTCAGTACCCCAAACGACCTCTGAGCAAACTTGGTCCTTGCTCTTCCATGTCTGACAGAGCCTGCATGAAATGAAGAGGTACCAAGAAAGCTACAATGCacttgccaacacccagagttGATTCCAGTACTCTTTGAGCTCCCACTCCAAACCCAGGCTGAACTCATTCGTTCATCATGTCTCCCAGTCAGCCAATACCTCCTTCCCACCCATGCTGAGAATGGAAAGATAATCCTGTGGCTTTAAGCAAGGTACATACATACCCCCTCTTGGatgatgaaagaaaagaagccTATTTAGGTGCAAAGTAATGTTCTTTGCCTTTGGGTTTCAAACTGGAAGCAACCAGCTCTTAGAGGTCAACCTCTTTTTTCAGCCCAACATCTGAGGACAGTCCACTTGCTTCTCCTTTGTCACCTCCAGGACTGGGGTGGTTTGTCATGCCAGGGAGTGAACTGGCACAAAAATTGCCGCAGGAAAAGATGATTCCTGGCAGCTGATTGCAGAGACATGCTGTGGGACTTTCCAATGTCCAGTCTAGGAAGATACTTTAACCAAATGTGGACTGTGATGGGTGCTGCTGTATCCCTCTGCTGATATGACTGTCAGATGCCCTTCCTGCCTCCCTTAGCTACAAATGACTTATCCTTGTGGTGTCTGAAAAGATCATGTAGAATGTTTGCTCCCTGTACGCATGTaacctctgccagccctgtccccttaTTTATGCAAGTAGCACCTTCCTTCCCACCTCCCTTTCCTCAGTCTCTGTGTCATCCTAGCACCATTAACTCTGCATTAAACATATGGAATAATAAActtaaaagtttcattttcacATGTCTGGGTTTTTTGAACCTCTTCCCTGCAAGTCTCTGTTTTTCCCCCAGTACATGTATGATAGGTCACACACATCACCACACAGATCCAGTGCACAGCCTTCCTCTGCCTCTCAGGAAGGGGACATAGGCACAATTCTGACTGGCTGTCCAGACTCTTCATGGAGATGAAGCTCATCTTCTGTTTACACCTCACCTCCAGTAATTTCTTCCATGAGAAAAGAACTAACacttatttctgttcttcatcTGAGACACAGCACATGCAATCAAGAGTACTATTTTGCACATGCTTCATCCAAAAATTTCTTAGGGTGATTGCTAATGCTCTCTAGGATAGAAGGGTGGGGTTTCTCATCTTGGTTCCTCATGACCAGGTAGCATACtttcaaaaaacccaacttcCCACATACACAAAAACTTGTATTTTGGAAGCAGCCATTAATTTCTCTGTAAAAACTCAACTCgctccccaccccctcccatgCTCTTGCCTTCCACAAGCAAGAATCTAAACATAAACACTCATACACACAAAGTATATTCCAGAACACATGTATACACTTACTTCCTTACTTGTTGAAGAAGACATTCTGTATATAGTCAGGTGCTGGGAGGGTATCTGAACttgtctggaaagaaaaatgtgtagCAGGTATCACTCTGCTTAAGAACATCTCTCAAGGCCAGTGGCAGAAGGGTAGGAGCTCAATTACCAGACACTCCCAGCAATTACATGTTGATTCCAAAGGGTTTCAATGGTGGTGCATGTGAGCAGATGCAGTGAGTTCCCATTCACTAAACACTTTATAGGTGAGTAAAATAAGCAGAACATCTAGGAACTGTGGAACATGttcaaagctttttaaaaaacatagcACTGTTTGAATGAAGTTTGGATGCTCTGGCCAAGAGCATCCACAGCAGGATGACTTAATAATAGTGATGCCAGCTAAAGAGTTCCACACAAAATAGGACCATTCATGGACAGGAGGAGAAACCACTACCCCAAATCACAGGCTGTGGGAAGAGCCCAGAAGAGCATTGCTGAGCAAGTTGGGAGCACAGGTAGGGAGGAAGGGAAGCCATGGTGGAATTAAAGGTATGCAAGTTGATCACGGGGTGGGAGAGAGAAGTGACACAGCATGgatgaatgggaaaagaaagtTCTTAATCACACATAAGTatgcttctccagctcctgaagAAGCAAATTAGGAAAGTGAAGGGGGTCTGCCTCAACCATTCTCCAGTGGAAGGGGATGCTTCCTCTCATACCGCAGGGTTGTTGCAAGTAAGACAGTACTGAGAACACCACTGGTAACAGAGGGGTTAATCACTCCTCCTACAGCCTAGCAGGAGCTGGCCCGGCATCCTTCCCTATCCCTTTAATTGTATCTGATACAGATgcaaggctggggaggggagtcCGGTAGCGAACAAAgaagccatttaaaaaaaaataaaaaaaaggacaagaaaacGACCCCGCGCTCCATGGCAGACGCCAAAACGATTGCACAAAGGCACCATTTCAGGGCTGAAATTTCACCGCACCAACATGATTAAAGGATTCCATGGAGGGTGGGGGGAGAAGACTGAAGGCCACAGTGCTGCAAATTAA
This genomic interval from Catharus ustulatus isolate bCatUst1 chromosome 4, bCatUst1.pri.v2, whole genome shotgun sequence contains the following:
- the SOX10 gene encoding transcription factor SOX-10; protein product: MADDQDLSEVEMSPVGSEDHHCLSPGPSMASDNSPHLTGSGNGEMGKVKKEQQDSEADDDKFPVCIREAVSQVLSGYDWTLVPMPVRVNGSNKSKPHVKRPMNAFMVWAQAARRKLADQYPHLHNAELSKTLGKLWRLLNESDKRPFIEEAERLRMQHKKDHPDYKYQPRRRKNGKATQGEGEGQVEGEAGGAAAIQAHYKNAHLDHRHPGEGSPMSDGHPEHSSGQSHGPPTPPTTPKTEMQAGKIDSKREGRSLGEGGKPHIDFGNVDIGEISHEVMSNMETFDVNEFDQYLPPNGHAGHPGHVGGYAAAAAAGYGLGSALAAASGHSAWISKQHGVSLSTATSSVVDSKAQVKTEGSAPGGHYTDQPSTSQIAYTSLSLPHYGSAFPSISRPQFDYPDHQPSGPYYSHSTQASGLYSAFSYMGPSQRPLYTAISDPAPSVPQSHSPTHWEQPVYTTLSRP